A single genomic interval of Bos taurus isolate L1 Dominette 01449 registration number 42190680 breed Hereford chromosome 6, ARS-UCD2.0, whole genome shotgun sequence harbors:
- the SHISA3 gene encoding protein shisa-3 homolog precursor — MGALLALCLLLGWLRGGPAGAQQPGEYCHGWVDVQGNYHEGFQCPEDFDTLDATICCGSCALRYCCAAADARLEQGGCTNDRGELEHPGITAQPVYVPFLIVGSIFIAFIILGSLVAIYCCTCLRPKEPSQQPIRFSLRSYQTETLPMILTSTNLRAPSRQSSTATSSSSTGGSIRRFSFARAEPGCLVPSPPPPYTTGHPIHLTQPSGFLVSPQYFAYPLQQEPPLPGKSCPDFSSS, encoded by the exons ATGGGGGCGCTGCTGGCGCTCTGCCTCCTCTTGGGCTGGCTGCGCGGTGGGCCGGCGGGCGCGCAGCAGCCCGGAGAGTACTGCCACGGCTGGGTGGACGTGCAGGGCAACTACCACGAGGGTTTCCAGTGCCCGGAGGACTTCGACACGCTGGACGCCACCATCTGCTGCGGCTCCTGCGCGCTGCGCTACTGCTGCGCCGCGGCCGACGCCAGGCTGGAGCAGGGCGGCTGCACCAACGACCGCGGCGAGCTGGAGCACCCGGGCATCACGGCGC AGCCTGTCTACGTTCCCTTCCTGATTGTTGGCTCCATCTTCATTGCCTTCATCATCCTAGGCTCTTTAGTGGCTATTTATTGCTGCACCTGCTTGAGACCTAAGGAACCCTCGCAGCAGCCAATCCGCTTCTCACTCCGCAGCTATCAGACAGAGACTCTCCCCATGATCTTGACTTCTACGAACCTCAGGGCACCTTCCAGGCAGTCCAGCACCGCCACCAGCTCCAGCTCCACTGGGGGCTCCATCCGAAGGTTCTCCTTTGCCCGGGCAGAACCAGGCTGCCTGGTGCCCTCACCGCCCCCGCCTTACACCACGGGCCACCCAATCCACTTGACCCAGCCGTCCGGATTCCTGGTGTCACCCCAGTACTTCGCTTACCCGCTCCAGCAGGAGCCCCCTCTGCCCGGGAAGAGCTGTCCAGACTTCAGTTCCAGTTGA